Proteins from a single region of Lemur catta isolate mLemCat1 chromosome 24, mLemCat1.pri, whole genome shotgun sequence:
- the SMARCAD1 gene encoding SWI/SNF-related matrix-associated actin-dependent regulator of chromatin subfamily A containing DEAD/H box 1 isoform X1 has protein sequence MNLFNLDRFRFEKRNKIEEAPEATPQPSQPGPSSPISLSAEEENAEGEVSRADTPDSDITEKTEDSSVPETPDNERKASISYFKNQRGIQYIDLSSDSEDVVSPNCSSTVQEKKFNKDTVIILSELSEDEESQGLPTMAHRNNDISEVEDLSELEDLKDAKLQTLKELFPQRSDSDLLKLIESTSTMDGAIAAALLMFGDAGGGPRKRKLSSSSEPYEEDEFNDDLSMKKTRLDHGEESNESEESSSNWEKQESIVLKLQKEFPNFDKQELRDVLKEHEWMYTEALESLKVFAEDQDMQYASQSEVPNGKEVSSRSQNDPKNAAKTKLKQKFSMKPQNGFNKKRKKNLFNPKRVIEDSEYDSGSEAGSSLDEDYSSGEEVMEDGYKGKILHFLQDASIGELTLIPQCSQKKAQKITELRPFNCWETLFTKMSKTNGLSEDLIWNCKTLIQERDVVIRLMNKCEDISNKLTKQVTMLTGNGGGWNIEQPSILNQSLSLKPYQKVGLNWLALVHKHGLNGILADEMGLGKTIQAIAFLAYLYQEGNNGPHLIVVPASTIDNWLREVNLWCPTLKVLCYYGSQEERKQIRFNIHSRYEDYNVIVTTYNCAISSSDDRSLFRRLKLNYAIFDEGHMLKNMGSIRYQHLMTINANNRLLLTGTPVQNNLLELMSLLNFVMPHMFSSSTSEIRRMFSSKTKSADEQSIYEKERIAHAKQIIKPFILRRVKEEVLKQLPPKKDRIELCTMSEKQEQLYLGLFNRLKKSINNMEKNTEMCNVMMQLRKMANHPLLHRQYYTAEKLKEMSQLMLKEPTHCEANPDLIFEDMEVMTDFELHVLCKQYRHINNFQLDMDLILDSGKFRALGCILSELKQKGDRVVLFSQFTMMLDILEVLLKHHQHRYLRLDGKTQISERIHLIDEFNTDMDIFVFLLSTKAGGLGINLTSANVVILHDIDCNPYNDKQAEDRCHRVGQTKEVLVIKLISQGTIEESMLKINQQKLKLEQDMTTVDEGDEGTMPADIATLLKTSMGL, from the exons aAGATTCTAGCGTTCCAGAAACTCCGgataatgaaagaaaagcaagtaTATCATATTTCAAGAATCAAAGAGGAATACAATATATTGATTTGTCTTCTGATAGTGAAGATGTTGTTTCCCCAAATTGCTCCAGTACAGttcaagagaaaaaatttaacaagGACACAGTGATTATACT ttctgAGCTATCTGAAGATGAAGAGTCCCAAGGCCTTCCAACCATGGCACATAGAAATAATGATATTTCAGAAGTGGAAGACCTTTCGGAATTGGAGGATCTTAAAGATGCTAAACTTCAGACTTTGAAGGAACTTTTTCCGCAAAGAAGTGACAGTGATTTACTTAAG TTGATCGAGTCAACAAGCACTATGGACGGAGCAATTGCCGCTGCCTTGCTGATGTTTGGTGATGCAG GTGGTGGGCCCcggaaaagaaaattatcttcttCTTCAGAGCCATATGAGGAAGATGAATTTAATGATGATCTATCTATGAAAAAGACAAGACTGGATCAT GGAGAAGAATCAAATGAGTCTGAAGAATCTAGCAGTAATTgggaaaagcaagaaagtattGTATTGAAATTGCAAAAGGAATTTCCCAATTTTGATAAACAG GAACTAAGAGATGTACTCAAGGAACATGAATGGATGTACACAGAAGCTTTAGAATCTCTAAAAGTGTTTGCAGAAGACCAAG ATATGCAATATGCGTCACAAAGTGAAGTCCCTAATGGAAAGGAAGTTTCTTCAAGGAGTCAAAATGATCCTAAAAATGCAgctaaaacaaaactaaaacagaaaTTTTCCATGAAACCACAAAATGGTTTTAACAAGAAAcgtaaaaaaaatttatttaacccgAAGAGAGTCATTGAAGACTCTGAGTATGATTCAGGTTCTGAGGCCGGTAGCTCACTAGATGAGGACTATAGTAGTGGGGAAGAAGTGATGGAGGATGGCTATAAAGGTAAAATTCTTCACTTCCTTCAAGATGCTTCAATTGGTGAACTTACTTTGATTCCTCAGTGTTCTCAGAAAAAGGCTCAGAAGATAACAGAACTCCGGCCCTTTAATTGTTGGGAAACTCTG TTCACAAAGATGTCCAAAACTAATGGCTTATCAGAAGATTTGATATGGAACTGTAAAACACTGATCCAAGAAAGGGATGTAGTTATAAGGCTTATGAACAAATGTGAAGACATTTCAAATAAACTGACCAAACAAGTCACCATGCTCACTGGAAATGGAGGTGGATGGAACATAGAACAACCATCCATTCTAAACCAAAG TCTGTCACTCAAGCCATATCAGAAGGTTGGTTTGAATTGGCTGGCATTGGTGCATAAACATGGACTTAACGGCATTTTGGCAGATGAAATG ggCCTAGGAAAAACTATACAAGCCATTGCATTTCTGGCATATCTCTATCAGGAGGGTAATAATGGTCCTCATTTGATCGTTGTTCCAGCCTCAACTATAG ATAACTGGTTAAGGGAGGTTAATCTCTGGTGCCCCACATTAAAGGTGCTTTGTTACTATG gTTCTCAAGAAGAACGTAAACAAATTAGATTTAACATTCATAGTAGATATGAAGATTACAATGTAATTGTGACCAC GTATAACTGTGCGATCAGCAGTTCTGATGACCGTAGTCTGTTTCGACGGCTGAAACTAAATTACGCGATTTTTGATGAGGGCCACATGCTGAAGAATATGGGCTCCATCCGCTACCAGCATCTTATGACAATTAAT GCAAATAACCGTTTGCTGCTCACAGGCACGCCCGTACAGAATAATCTGTTAGAGCTTATGTCGCTGTTGAATTTTGTCATGCCACACATGTTCAGTAGCAGCACCAGTGAAATACGgagaatgttttcttctaaaacg aaATCAGCAGATGAGCAAAGTATATACGAAAAAGAGAGAATAGCACATGCAAAACAAATTATAAAGCCATTTATTCTCAGAAGAGTAAAAGAAGAG GTGCTCAAGCAGCTACCCCCCAAGAAAGATAGAATTGAGTTGTGTACAATGTCAGAGAAGCAGGAGCAACTCTATTTGGGTCTTTTCAACAGATTGAAAAAATCTATCAATAACATGG aaaaaaacacagaaatgtgtAATGTCATGATGCAGCTGAGAAAAATGGCCAATCATCCTTTATTACATCGCCAATATTACACAGCCGAAAAACTCAAGGAAATGTCTCAGCTTATGCTAAAG gaaCCTACACATtgtgaggctaaccctgacctgATCTTTGAAGATATGGAAGTTATGACAGACTTTGAACTACATGTACTTTGTAAACAATATCGACACATTAATAACTTCCAGTTAGACATGGATTTAATTTTAGATTCTGGAAAATTTCGAGCTTTAGGATGCATTTTGTCGGAATTGAAACAGAAG GGTGACAGAGTTGTATTATTTAGCCAATTTACCATGATGCTGGATATTTTAGAGGTTCTCTTAAAACATCATCAGCATAGGTACCTCAGATTAGATGGAAAAACTCAGATTTCTGAAAG GATTCATCTAATTGATGAGTTTAATACCGATATGGatatctttgtgtttttattatcaacAAAAGCTGGTGGATTAGGAATAAATCTGACCTCAGCAAATGTTGTTATACTTCATGATATTGACTGTAATCCTTATAATGACAAACAAGCAGAAGACAGATGCCATAGAGTAGGCCAGACTAA AGAAGTGctagttataaaattaataagccaAGGGACTATTGAAGAATCCATGCTAAAAATTAACCAACAGAAATTGAAACTAGAACAAGATATGACCACAGTTGATGAAG
- the SMARCAD1 gene encoding SWI/SNF-related matrix-associated actin-dependent regulator of chromatin subfamily A containing DEAD/H box 1 isoform X2 has product MQYASQSEVPNGKEVSSRSQNDPKNAAKTKLKQKFSMKPQNGFNKKRKKNLFNPKRVIEDSEYDSGSEAGSSLDEDYSSGEEVMEDGYKGKILHFLQDASIGELTLIPQCSQKKAQKITELRPFNCWETLFTKMSKTNGLSEDLIWNCKTLIQERDVVIRLMNKCEDISNKLTKQVTMLTGNGGGWNIEQPSILNQSLSLKPYQKVGLNWLALVHKHGLNGILADEMGLGKTIQAIAFLAYLYQEGNNGPHLIVVPASTIDNWLREVNLWCPTLKVLCYYGSQEERKQIRFNIHSRYEDYNVIVTTYNCAISSSDDRSLFRRLKLNYAIFDEGHMLKNMGSIRYQHLMTINANNRLLLTGTPVQNNLLELMSLLNFVMPHMFSSSTSEIRRMFSSKTKSADEQSIYEKERIAHAKQIIKPFILRRVKEEVLKQLPPKKDRIELCTMSEKQEQLYLGLFNRLKKSINNMEKNTEMCNVMMQLRKMANHPLLHRQYYTAEKLKEMSQLMLKEPTHCEANPDLIFEDMEVMTDFELHVLCKQYRHINNFQLDMDLILDSGKFRALGCILSELKQKGDRVVLFSQFTMMLDILEVLLKHHQHRYLRLDGKTQISERIHLIDEFNTDMDIFVFLLSTKAGGLGINLTSANVVILHDIDCNPYNDKQAEDRCHRVGQTKEVLVIKLISQGTIEESMLKINQQKLKLEQDMTTVDEGDEGTMPADIATLLKTSMGL; this is encoded by the exons ATGCAATATGCGTCACAAAGTGAAGTCCCTAATGGAAAGGAAGTTTCTTCAAGGAGTCAAAATGATCCTAAAAATGCAgctaaaacaaaactaaaacagaaaTTTTCCATGAAACCACAAAATGGTTTTAACAAGAAAcgtaaaaaaaatttatttaacccgAAGAGAGTCATTGAAGACTCTGAGTATGATTCAGGTTCTGAGGCCGGTAGCTCACTAGATGAGGACTATAGTAGTGGGGAAGAAGTGATGGAGGATGGCTATAAAGGTAAAATTCTTCACTTCCTTCAAGATGCTTCAATTGGTGAACTTACTTTGATTCCTCAGTGTTCTCAGAAAAAGGCTCAGAAGATAACAGAACTCCGGCCCTTTAATTGTTGGGAAACTCTG TTCACAAAGATGTCCAAAACTAATGGCTTATCAGAAGATTTGATATGGAACTGTAAAACACTGATCCAAGAAAGGGATGTAGTTATAAGGCTTATGAACAAATGTGAAGACATTTCAAATAAACTGACCAAACAAGTCACCATGCTCACTGGAAATGGAGGTGGATGGAACATAGAACAACCATCCATTCTAAACCAAAG TCTGTCACTCAAGCCATATCAGAAGGTTGGTTTGAATTGGCTGGCATTGGTGCATAAACATGGACTTAACGGCATTTTGGCAGATGAAATG ggCCTAGGAAAAACTATACAAGCCATTGCATTTCTGGCATATCTCTATCAGGAGGGTAATAATGGTCCTCATTTGATCGTTGTTCCAGCCTCAACTATAG ATAACTGGTTAAGGGAGGTTAATCTCTGGTGCCCCACATTAAAGGTGCTTTGTTACTATG gTTCTCAAGAAGAACGTAAACAAATTAGATTTAACATTCATAGTAGATATGAAGATTACAATGTAATTGTGACCAC GTATAACTGTGCGATCAGCAGTTCTGATGACCGTAGTCTGTTTCGACGGCTGAAACTAAATTACGCGATTTTTGATGAGGGCCACATGCTGAAGAATATGGGCTCCATCCGCTACCAGCATCTTATGACAATTAAT GCAAATAACCGTTTGCTGCTCACAGGCACGCCCGTACAGAATAATCTGTTAGAGCTTATGTCGCTGTTGAATTTTGTCATGCCACACATGTTCAGTAGCAGCACCAGTGAAATACGgagaatgttttcttctaaaacg aaATCAGCAGATGAGCAAAGTATATACGAAAAAGAGAGAATAGCACATGCAAAACAAATTATAAAGCCATTTATTCTCAGAAGAGTAAAAGAAGAG GTGCTCAAGCAGCTACCCCCCAAGAAAGATAGAATTGAGTTGTGTACAATGTCAGAGAAGCAGGAGCAACTCTATTTGGGTCTTTTCAACAGATTGAAAAAATCTATCAATAACATGG aaaaaaacacagaaatgtgtAATGTCATGATGCAGCTGAGAAAAATGGCCAATCATCCTTTATTACATCGCCAATATTACACAGCCGAAAAACTCAAGGAAATGTCTCAGCTTATGCTAAAG gaaCCTACACATtgtgaggctaaccctgacctgATCTTTGAAGATATGGAAGTTATGACAGACTTTGAACTACATGTACTTTGTAAACAATATCGACACATTAATAACTTCCAGTTAGACATGGATTTAATTTTAGATTCTGGAAAATTTCGAGCTTTAGGATGCATTTTGTCGGAATTGAAACAGAAG GGTGACAGAGTTGTATTATTTAGCCAATTTACCATGATGCTGGATATTTTAGAGGTTCTCTTAAAACATCATCAGCATAGGTACCTCAGATTAGATGGAAAAACTCAGATTTCTGAAAG GATTCATCTAATTGATGAGTTTAATACCGATATGGatatctttgtgtttttattatcaacAAAAGCTGGTGGATTAGGAATAAATCTGACCTCAGCAAATGTTGTTATACTTCATGATATTGACTGTAATCCTTATAATGACAAACAAGCAGAAGACAGATGCCATAGAGTAGGCCAGACTAA AGAAGTGctagttataaaattaataagccaAGGGACTATTGAAGAATCCATGCTAAAAATTAACCAACAGAAATTGAAACTAGAACAAGATATGACCACAGTTGATGAAG